The Catharus ustulatus isolate bCatUst1 chromosome 16, bCatUst1.pri.v2, whole genome shotgun sequence genome window below encodes:
- the UBE2I gene encoding SUMO-conjugating enzyme UBC9 isoform X1 — protein MAVKGTLLPLNGREALNMSGIALSRLAQERKAWRKDHPFGFVAVPTKNPDGTMNLMNWECAIPGKKATPWEGGLFKLRMLFKDDYPSSPPKCKFEPPLFHPNVYPSGTVCLSILEEDKDWRPAITIKQILLGIQELLNEPNIQDPAQAEAYTIYCQNRVEYEKRVRAQAKKFAPS, from the exons ATGGCAGTAAAAGGGACATTACTCCCTCTTAATGGCAGGG AGGCACTGAATATGTCTGGCATAGCTCTTAGCAGACTTGCACAGGAGAGaaaagcctggagaaaagatCATCCATTT GGATTTGTAGCAGTACCTACAAAAAATCCAGATGGCACAATGAATCTAATGAACTGGGAATGTGCTATTCCAGGAAAGAAAGCG ACACCATGGGAAGGAGGCTTATTTAAACTACGGATGCTTTTCAAGGATGACTACCCTTCTTCACCTCCAAAAT GTAAATTTGAGCCACCGTTATTCCACCCAAACGTGTATCCTTCAGGCACCGTGTGTCTCTCCATCTTAGAGGAGGATAAGGACTGGCGGCCAGCAATCACAATTAAACAG ATCTTGTTAGGAATACAAGAACTTCTAAATGAACCAAATATTCAAGACCCAGCTCAAGCAGAGGCTTACACAATTTACTG CCAAAACAGAGTGGAATATGAAAAGAGGGTTCGAGCACAAGCCAAGAAGTTTGCACCATCATAA
- the UBE2I gene encoding SUMO-conjugating enzyme UBC9 isoform X2 encodes MSGIALSRLAQERKAWRKDHPFGFVAVPTKNPDGTMNLMNWECAIPGKKATPWEGGLFKLRMLFKDDYPSSPPKCKFEPPLFHPNVYPSGTVCLSILEEDKDWRPAITIKQILLGIQELLNEPNIQDPAQAEAYTIYCQNRVEYEKRVRAQAKKFAPS; translated from the exons ATGTCTGGCATAGCTCTTAGCAGACTTGCACAGGAGAGaaaagcctggagaaaagatCATCCATTT GGATTTGTAGCAGTACCTACAAAAAATCCAGATGGCACAATGAATCTAATGAACTGGGAATGTGCTATTCCAGGAAAGAAAGCG ACACCATGGGAAGGAGGCTTATTTAAACTACGGATGCTTTTCAAGGATGACTACCCTTCTTCACCTCCAAAAT GTAAATTTGAGCCACCGTTATTCCACCCAAACGTGTATCCTTCAGGCACCGTGTGTCTCTCCATCTTAGAGGAGGATAAGGACTGGCGGCCAGCAATCACAATTAAACAG ATCTTGTTAGGAATACAAGAACTTCTAAATGAACCAAATATTCAAGACCCAGCTCAAGCAGAGGCTTACACAATTTACTG CCAAAACAGAGTGGAATATGAAAAGAGGGTTCGAGCACAAGCCAAGAAGTTTGCACCATCATAA